In one Nitrospira sp. genomic region, the following are encoded:
- a CDS encoding glyoxalase, whose product MTEALFHLAFPITDLAAAKKFYVAGLGCSLGRETGDAVIFGLAGHQIVAHLVEEPLPKQKGVYPRHFGLVFTTEKAWQALADRARANGLTFYQQPRRRYEGKPTEHLTFFLEDPSHNLLEFKYYAHESAIFGEQGSLEIGDAKG is encoded by the coding sequence ATGACCGAGGCGCTCTTTCATCTCGCATTTCCCATCACCGATCTCGCTGCGGCAAAGAAATTTTACGTGGCCGGGCTGGGCTGTTCGCTCGGTCGTGAAACGGGCGACGCCGTGATTTTCGGATTGGCAGGGCATCAGATCGTGGCACATCTGGTGGAGGAGCCGCTGCCGAAGCAGAAAGGCGTCTACCCGCGCCACTTCGGGCTGGTGTTTACAACGGAAAAAGCCTGGCAGGCGCTGGCGGATCGGGCCAGGGCTAACGGTCTGACTTTTTATCAGCAGCCGCGTCGGCGCTACGAAGGCAAGCCGACGGAACATCTGACTTTCTTTCTGGAAGATCCCTCGCACAATCTGCTCGAGTTCAAATACTATGCGCACGAATCGGCAATTTTTGGCGAACAGGGCTCTCTCGAGATCGGCGACGCAAAAGGGTAA
- a CDS encoding D-tyrosyl-tRNA(Tyr) deacylase, translated as MKAVIQRVTQASVEVDGKIVGQIRAGLVVLLGVAKGDTETDLAHLVEKIPALRIFSDEAGKMNRSLAEIRGGILAISQFTLLGDTKKGRRPGFDQAADPDVAKRLYEQFVEQLKKTTDLTIQTGVFGAHMKVELINDGPVTFVLDSRG; from the coding sequence ATGAAAGCCGTCATTCAGCGCGTCACGCAGGCCTCAGTGGAAGTGGACGGGAAAATCGTAGGGCAGATCCGTGCCGGTCTCGTCGTCCTGCTCGGCGTGGCCAAGGGCGACACGGAAACCGATCTCGCGCACCTCGTCGAAAAAATTCCGGCGCTCCGCATTTTCAGCGACGAGGCCGGCAAGATGAACCGCTCGCTGGCTGAGATTCGCGGCGGCATACTGGCCATCTCGCAATTCACGCTGCTGGGCGATACAAAAAAGGGACGGCGGCCCGGATTCGATCAGGCGGCCGATCCTGACGTGGCCAAACGGTTGTACGAGCAGTTCGTCGAACAACTGAAGAAGACTACAGACCTGACGATCCAGACCGGTGTCTTCGGCGCGCACATGAAGGTCGAATTGATTAATGACGGCCCGGTGACATTTGTATTAGACAGTCGCGGTTAA
- the murJ gene encoding murein biosynthesis integral membrane protein MurJ, which produces MSGPTPPPELPRPPSTENHHVVKSAGLIGLATFASRLLGFIRDIVLARLFGATAAADAFFVAYRIPNLLRELFAEGSMSSAFIPVFTEYHTLRDKKDAWELASAVFTTLLTIVTAITLLGIVAAPSIVWLLAPGFHSQPDKLAMTTVLTRIMFPYLLFISLAALAMGILNSLRAFAAPALSPVFFNVFIIGCTLFLAPTFSEPIIGVAIGVVAGGAAQFAMQLPGLAFRGMVFGWRFNPRHPGVKRIGALMIPSLLGLSVTQINITVSTILASFFAGGPTYLFYGMRLIQFPLGIFGVALATAILPTLSAQAARGALDELRVTLTFGLRMILFIILPAMLGLILLRQPIVHLFFEHGSFTATDTAATATAVLCYAVGLWAFAGVRIIVAAFYSLQDTVTPAAVAAISVLANLAFSILLMDHLEAAGLALATALASMVNVGLLVAILTRRLGGVAWLSVGQSALRTLLATVPLVAVCLRVSGAEAWTHEGDWIGKTVILTGGISLSVTGYIGIHALLKSDELDTVWQIVRRKVRG; this is translated from the coding sequence ATGTCCGGTCCGACCCCCCCGCCTGAGTTGCCGCGTCCACCGTCCACCGAGAACCATCATGTCGTCAAATCCGCAGGTCTGATCGGCCTGGCCACCTTCGCCAGTCGCCTTCTGGGCTTCATCCGCGACATAGTGCTGGCGCGCCTCTTCGGCGCGACCGCCGCGGCTGACGCCTTCTTCGTTGCCTATCGCATTCCCAACCTGCTCCGTGAACTCTTTGCCGAAGGTTCGATGTCATCGGCCTTCATTCCGGTCTTCACCGAATATCACACGTTGCGCGATAAAAAAGACGCCTGGGAGCTGGCCAGCGCCGTCTTCACGACGCTGCTGACGATCGTCACGGCTATCACCCTCCTGGGCATCGTCGCGGCGCCTAGCATCGTCTGGCTGCTCGCGCCCGGTTTCCACAGCCAGCCCGACAAGCTGGCCATGACCACCGTGCTCACCCGCATCATGTTTCCCTATCTCTTATTCATCAGCCTGGCCGCGCTGGCCATGGGCATTCTCAATTCGTTGCGCGCCTTCGCCGCGCCGGCTCTTTCGCCAGTGTTCTTCAATGTGTTCATCATCGGGTGTACGCTCTTTCTCGCACCAACCTTCTCGGAGCCGATCATCGGCGTGGCGATCGGCGTGGTGGCCGGCGGGGCGGCGCAGTTCGCAATGCAATTGCCGGGGCTGGCATTTCGAGGGATGGTCTTTGGCTGGCGCTTTAACCCCCGGCATCCCGGCGTCAAGCGCATCGGTGCGCTCATGATTCCGTCGCTGCTCGGCCTCTCCGTCACGCAAATCAACATCACGGTCAGCACGATCCTGGCCTCGTTCTTTGCGGGGGGGCCGACCTATCTGTTCTATGGCATGCGGCTCATTCAATTTCCGCTCGGCATCTTCGGCGTGGCGCTGGCCACGGCCATTCTGCCGACGCTCTCTGCACAGGCGGCGCGCGGTGCCCTGGACGAATTGCGGGTCACGCTGACCTTCGGTCTACGGATGATCCTATTCATCATCCTGCCGGCGATGCTGGGGCTGATCCTGCTGCGCCAGCCGATCGTACATCTGTTTTTCGAGCACGGGTCGTTCACCGCGACGGATACCGCTGCTACAGCCACGGCGGTGCTGTGCTACGCCGTCGGGCTCTGGGCCTTCGCCGGCGTGCGGATAATCGTCGCGGCCTTTTACTCACTGCAGGACACGGTCACCCCAGCGGCGGTGGCCGCCATCTCCGTGCTGGCCAACCTGGCCTTCTCCATTCTCTTGATGGATCACCTCGAAGCCGCCGGGCTTGCGCTGGCCACCGCGTTGGCCTCCATGGTCAACGTTGGCCTGCTCGTGGCGATCCTGACGCGGCGGCTGGGCGGAGTGGCGTGGTTGAGTGTTGGGCAATCGGCTCTCCGCACGCTGCTGGCAACGGTACCGCTGGTGGCAGTCTGCCTCCGAGTCTCAGGTGCGGAGGCCTGGACGCATGAAGGCGACTGGATCGGCAAGACGGTCATACTGACGGGCGGCATCAGTCTGAGCGTGACCGGCTACATCGGCATTCACGCGCTGCTGAAGTCTGACGAGCTAGATACGGTCTGGCAGATCGTGCGACGAAAGGTAAGAGGGTAG
- the mtgA gene encoding monofunctional biosynthetic peptidoglycan transglycosylase has protein sequence MRAGLSRFTVYVFFLYHRSMTKSIVRRILLRLLLGLVLLTVLPLGGVALYLWATFPDVKGLAKENPATTALIEAHMAELRAEKPDAQPQRVWVPLSEIAPALQYAVIVSEDAAFYFHRGFDWEGIQEAALQNFKAGKLQRGGSTITQQLAKNLYLSSKKTLLRKIQEALITDAMEKALTKKRILEIYLNVVEWGHGVYGAEAAARHHFNKPAADLSLEEAALLAAVLPSPRSYDPMRITKYLFVRSQQIARLVAEREGKKSLTGTNHREKPD, from the coding sequence ATGCGGGCCGGCCTTTCACGTTTCACGGTTTACGTTTTTTTCCTGTATCATCGGTCCATGACGAAGTCAATCGTCCGCCGCATCCTGCTTAGGCTCCTACTGGGTCTTGTGCTGCTGACCGTCCTGCCGCTGGGCGGAGTGGCGCTCTATCTCTGGGCAACCTTCCCGGATGTGAAGGGACTGGCGAAGGAGAATCCGGCGACCACGGCGCTGATTGAGGCGCACATGGCCGAGCTCCGCGCTGAGAAGCCGGATGCGCAGCCACAGCGTGTGTGGGTGCCACTGTCAGAAATTGCCCCCGCCCTCCAGTATGCCGTAATCGTCTCCGAGGACGCCGCGTTTTATTTTCATAGGGGGTTCGACTGGGAGGGCATCCAGGAGGCTGCGCTGCAGAACTTCAAGGCCGGCAAGCTGCAGCGGGGTGGGAGCACCATTACGCAACAACTGGCTAAGAACCTCTATTTGTCATCGAAAAAAACACTGCTCCGGAAGATACAGGAAGCGTTGATCACCGACGCCATGGAGAAGGCCCTGACGAAAAAGCGTATTCTGGAAATTTATCTCAACGTCGTTGAATGGGGTCACGGCGTGTACGGCGCGGAGGCCGCTGCCCGGCACCACTTCAACAAGCCTGCGGCTGATCTGTCGCTGGAAGAAGCCGCTTTGCTCGCCGCCGTGCTGCCCTCCCCGCGCAGCTACGACCCAATGCGCATCACGAAATATCTGTTCGTTCGTTCGCAGCAAATTGCGCGGCTCGTCGCCGAACGCGAGGGCAAGAAGTCGTTGACCGGCACCAATCACCGCGAAAAACCTGACTAA
- a CDS encoding nuclease → MIRPCSLVILLSLGIVACATPAPRSSSLPVTPEATFRATVASVHDGDTVTVSANGSLQKIRLNGIDCPETDQPWGPQATEFTRGLADKQEVIVTDFGRDKYQRIIGLITLTDGRNLNQELVRQGFCWWYQKYAQSDAVLKQLERQARDAKRGLWIDANPIPPWDWRRKNNYK, encoded by the coding sequence ATGATACGCCCTTGTAGTTTAGTCATACTGCTCTCACTAGGAATCGTTGCTTGTGCAACGCCCGCTCCGCGCTCATCGTCCCTTCCCGTCACACCAGAGGCCACTTTTCGAGCAACCGTGGCGAGCGTTCACGATGGGGATACCGTCACGGTCTCGGCCAACGGGTCCCTACAAAAGATTCGCCTCAACGGCATTGATTGCCCTGAAACCGATCAACCCTGGGGACCACAGGCGACCGAGTTCACCAGGGGGCTTGCAGATAAGCAAGAAGTGATAGTCACAGATTTTGGGCGGGACAAGTACCAACGCATCATTGGACTGATTACTCTTACTGATGGACGCAATCTCAATCAGGAATTAGTTCGGCAGGGGTTTTGTTGGTGGTACCAGAAGTATGCACAGAGCGACGCAGTTTTGAAACAGTTAGAACGCCAAGCGCGGGACGCCAAGCGCGGGCTCTGGATTGATGCCAACCCCATCCCGCCGTGGGACTGGCGACGGAAGAATAATTACAAATAG
- a CDS encoding YihA family ribosome biogenesis GTP-binding protein has product MKILSADFVKSCEQPDQFPQNHLPAVAFVGRSNVGKSSLINSLLHRKGLARVSRTPGKTQQINFFRVTTDSPHAREFYVVDLPGYGYAKVSKTIRARWQPLINAYLEDSDGLKGIVLLVDSRGTEPHDAGAFQWLTEIGRPLVVVTTKVDKLTRSERPASTAAVRDLLGLPDAIPLVAYSSVTHEGRDELRGEIRKMLNDELGRANF; this is encoded by the coding sequence ATGAAAATTCTTTCAGCCGATTTCGTCAAAAGCTGCGAACAGCCAGACCAGTTTCCGCAGAACCACCTGCCTGCCGTGGCGTTCGTGGGGCGATCCAACGTCGGCAAGTCCTCCCTGATCAATTCGCTGCTGCACCGGAAAGGGTTGGCCCGCGTGAGTCGCACGCCCGGCAAGACGCAGCAAATTAACTTTTTCCGCGTGACGACGGATAGCCCGCACGCGCGGGAGTTTTATGTGGTGGACCTGCCCGGCTATGGTTATGCGAAGGTGTCCAAGACGATCCGCGCCCGCTGGCAGCCGCTAATCAATGCCTATCTCGAAGACAGCGACGGGCTGAAGGGGATTGTCCTGCTCGTAGATTCGCGCGGGACGGAACCGCACGATGCCGGCGCCTTCCAATGGCTCACCGAAATCGGTCGGCCACTGGTCGTCGTGACGACGAAGGTGGACAAGCTCACCCGCAGCGAGCGCCCGGCCAGCACGGCGGCGGTCCGGGACCTGCTCGGCCTGCCGGATGCGATACCGCTGGTGGCCTATTCTTCTGTGACGCACGAGGGGCGGGACGAACTGCGGGGGGAAATCAGAAAAATGTTGAACGATGAATTAGGAAGGGCGAACTTCTGA
- a CDS encoding tetratricopeptide repeat-containing protein — translation MGETKGKFRAVTGALLLLAGCSQPSWEEAMVAGQQAVEQARYSDAQRIFSSAVVKAEAFGFDDKRVAQALSALAQAYAAQNKNAEAEPAYLRALKIYQAVHGETHPDVAATLNNLGVLYRRHGQYADGEPLLVRAVAIKEKVFGPEHLETALTLRNLAQLYASQSRFAQAEPLFGRITAIREKVQGPSHPDVARSLDEHAMLLRQMGREKEAVPLELRSQAILTGFPKSSPSSKG, via the coding sequence ATGGGGGAAACCAAGGGAAAATTTCGCGCGGTCACGGGTGCACTGCTGCTTCTGGCGGGGTGCAGCCAGCCGTCGTGGGAGGAGGCCATGGTGGCCGGGCAGCAAGCCGTCGAGCAGGCGCGCTACAGCGACGCACAGCGGATTTTCTCCTCAGCTGTGGTCAAGGCGGAGGCCTTTGGATTTGACGACAAGCGGGTCGCACAGGCCCTGTCCGCGCTGGCGCAGGCCTATGCGGCCCAGAACAAGAATGCCGAAGCGGAGCCGGCCTACCTCCGGGCGCTGAAGATCTATCAGGCGGTTCATGGCGAGACGCATCCGGACGTGGCGGCAACGCTCAACAATCTCGGCGTGCTCTATCGTCGGCACGGCCAGTACGCCGACGGGGAGCCGCTGCTGGTCCGGGCCGTGGCGATCAAGGAGAAGGTCTTCGGCCCGGAACATCTAGAGACGGCGCTCACGCTAAGAAATCTGGCACAGCTCTATGCGAGCCAGAGCCGGTTCGCGCAGGCCGAGCCGCTGTTCGGCCGCATCACTGCCATTCGCGAAAAGGTCCAGGGTCCATCCCATCCGGATGTCGCCCGAAGTCTCGATGAGCATGCCATGCTGCTGCGGCAGATGGGGCGTGAAAAAGAAGCCGTACCGCTCGAACTCCGCTCACAGGCTATTCTAACCGGCTTTCCCAAAAGCTCCCCATCATCCAAGGGGTGA
- a CDS encoding methylated-DNA--[protein]-cysteine S-methyltransferase yields MSSKTIAEKPTPHVSHRVPHTVFRTRWGWTGVAVSDKGVSAIVLSKPSRSAAEQALATFAGVRLLGRGQGQGKTRHSSRATGHLLRDAQRQVVAFLTGKRKTIDVPIDLSGGSSFQRRVWQTALRIPYGRARSYGWIASKLGGRRYARAVGHALGTNPVPLIVPCHRVLAYDASLGGFSCGLPVKRKLLKLEGTLALLQQGQRRHS; encoded by the coding sequence ATGAGCAGTAAAACAATCGCCGAAAAACCAACGCCTCACGTTTCTCACCGTGTGCCGCATACGGTCTTCAGGACGCGCTGGGGCTGGACGGGAGTCGCCGTCTCGGACAAAGGCGTCTCGGCCATTGTGCTCTCCAAACCGTCGCGCAGTGCAGCCGAGCAAGCCCTGGCGACCTTCGCAGGCGTGAGGCTCTTGGGAAGAGGCCAGGGGCAGGGGAAGACCAGACACTCGTCACGGGCCACTGGCCACTTACTGCGCGACGCTCAGCGGCAGGTCGTGGCCTTTCTGACCGGGAAACGGAAGACCATCGATGTGCCGATCGATCTCTCAGGCGGCTCGTCGTTTCAGCGGCGCGTTTGGCAGACCGCGCTCCGGATTCCCTACGGCCGCGCCCGTTCCTATGGCTGGATCGCCTCCAAGCTCGGCGGGCGGCGTTACGCGCGGGCGGTTGGCCATGCACTGGGCACCAATCCAGTGCCGCTCATCGTGCCCTGCCACCGCGTACTCGCGTATGACGCCTCGCTCGGCGGGTTTTCGTGTGGATTGCCCGTGAAGCGGAAGCTGCTGAAGTTGGAAGGGACGCTGGCACTGCTGCAGCAAGGACAGCGACGTCATTCGTAA
- a CDS encoding sel1 repeat family protein: MNPRYLLLAITLFAASGFPNASWSEESPAVKHLRTLCDRGDATACTSVGVMHKLEKSVGVTQDSIQAAAVYRKACDGGDAEGCTLLGLMYEKGTGVTQDSFQAVALFRKACDGGFAAGCILVGTMYEYGYGKGVRQSNSDALDYYDKACDKMYEAGCENYTRLKKKK; the protein is encoded by the coding sequence ATGAATCCTCGTTATCTGCTTCTCGCCATTACTCTATTCGCAGCGAGTGGCTTTCCGAATGCCTCATGGTCGGAAGAGTCTCCCGCGGTCAAACATCTCAGAACACTATGCGACCGAGGCGATGCGACAGCGTGTACCAGTGTGGGTGTGATGCACAAACTTGAAAAAAGCGTAGGCGTCACACAAGACTCGATACAGGCGGCAGCGGTGTATCGTAAAGCGTGTGACGGAGGCGATGCGGAAGGGTGCACCTTACTGGGGCTGATGTATGAAAAAGGCACAGGCGTCACACAAGATTCGTTTCAGGCGGTAGCGCTGTTTCGCAAAGCGTGCGACGGAGGATTTGCAGCGGGGTGTATTTTAGTTGGTACGATGTACGAATATGGATATGGGAAAGGCGTCAGACAAAGCAACTCAGACGCACTGGATTATTACGATAAAGCGTGCGACAAGATGTATGAGGCAGGGTGCGAGAACTACACACGATTGAAGAAGAAAAAGTGA